The Vibrio sp. B1FLJ16 DNA segment AGAGCTGGTGGCCGCCGCTGATAGCGCGTCTTTGATTTCTATCAGTGATAACGCTTTCGGCTTTGGTGAAGAAATTGTTCAACGAATTTTTCAACCTTTTGTATCAACAAAAGAGGTTGGATTAGGCTTGGGCATGAATATTTGTAAATCATTAATAGAACGAAATAACGGAAGCATTTATCTCGCTTCCTCATTAGAAAAAGGTGCGATGGTTGTGTTGGAGTTACCGAATGAGCAATAACCCATATTCAGTATTGTTGGTCGATGATGATCAGGACGTATTAGACTCTTACTCGTATCTAATGAACATATCGTCTATTAAATCCAAAGCGATTAACGATCCTACACAAGCGCTGCATTACCTGTCAGCCGAGTGGGCAGGCGTTGTTATTCTTGATATGTATATGCCTCAGATGCACGGTTTGGAGCTGCTTAAATTAATTAAAAAGGTTGATGAGCGAATTCCGGTGATTGTTATTACTGGTCATGGCGATATTCCAATGGCCGTGGATGCAGTAAAGAAGGGGGCTTGTGAGTTTCTTGAAAAGCCAATCAATCCCCCTGAGTTACTGACGCTGGTTAAACAGCAACTTGAAACCCGTCGAGGTCAGGTGGAACTCCAATTTCAAGCTGAGAAGTCTATATCACGTTCGCTGGTTGGTAAGTCTGCTCATATGGAGCAGATCCGTAAGCTGGTGGCTCAATATGCGCTTTTAGACACACATGTGGTCGTCTATGGTGAATCCGGTACCGGACGACACAGTGTTGCAGGGCTGATCAAAGATATGATGGCGAAAAGCAAAGATACCGCTTTCAACTCCTTACCGCTAAGCCATACAACGACGAAAGAGTGTATCGATGAAGCAACGAACGTAGAAGAGAACTGCGTTCTCGTGCTCGAAAATTTACCTGAACTTCCTGAAGACGCTCAAAGGCATTTGGCTCAATTACTTTTAGCTCGCGAACGCAATGGAAAAAAGAACCTCCGTGTTGTGACCATTTTTGATTCAGAACCAGAAGAGTACATCAGAAAAAACCAGTTGTTGCCTGAGCTTTACTACTTACTTAATCAAGGTGTCGTGAATGTACCACCACTGCGCCAGCGGCCAGATGATATCGTGACCATATTCCACCATTTCTTAAAGCTAAGCTGTAAGAAATTAGGGAAGACTTTACCTAGTGTCGATACCAGCTACCTTGCATTATTGAGAAACTACCAATGGCCGGGCAACATACGTGAGCTTAGAAATATTGCGGAGCTATATGCTATCGGGATCATTAAGCTCACAGGCAAGGAGCGCATCTACTCAAAAAATGATACTCAGCTGCCTTTGGATGAGCTCGTCGATGATTTTGAGAAGCAGCTTATCGAAGATGCTTTGTTTCTTCATTCTGGCCGAGTGACAGATGCGGCAAACCATCTACAAATACCGCGTAAAAAGCTCTATTTGAGAATGAAAAAACACGGTATTGAGAAAGTGAATTATAAGTCTCGATAAACAAAGTTACGCCTCTAATATCTCGCAAGCACGTCTACAAAATCGGTATTGTGATTTCAATTCACAATACCGAAACCTGTTCGATCCTCTCAATTTTTAGTTCAAAAAACATGTAAACCAACAACTATTCTCAACAGAGCCTTAGTGATCTTTACTCAAAAACTGCAACTTAATTTCTAGTCTTTATTAAAATGCGACGAGCCTATTTATTTGTGCCAAAAAATTAGCGATTGGTGCCATTTATTAAGATTTATTTTGCAAGGCTGTAGTGGATTCTTGAGAGGTGCTATTGAAAATGCATCAGTAGATAGTGTGAATTGTTTTACTTGTACTTAAGTTATTTCACGTCGAAATATAAGTGTAAACGCGTTAGCTCATACGCGTTTATTATTGTTTTAGCAATAACTTAAGGAAAAGCGAATATGCACCTTAAAAACGGGAAAGCAGTAAAAAGTGTTTTTACACTGAGCACGCTCACTGCGTCTTGTCTTATGGCATTCAACAGTTACGCAGCTGTTGATTGTGGACCTTTAGAAGCATGGGAATCATCAGCTGTTTACACTGGTGGTGATCAAGTTCAGTACGAAGGTAACGCCTATAAAGCGCGTTACTGGACTCAGAATAACAATCCTGCGCAGTCTGGTCAGTGGGGAGAATGGGAGAACTTAGGTGCTTGTGAAAGCACAACCGATCCTGTTGAACCGACTGACCCAGTTGATCCGCCACAAAATGAAGCGCCGACAGTTACTTTAACTTCTCCTGTTGCATCTGACACAGTAGTAGCAGGCGATATTGTTACTTTATCTGCTGATGCGACTGACGCAGACGGCACAATCAGTAAGGTTGAATTCCTTGTAGATGGCGTTGTCGTTGGTCAGGCAACATCGGCACCTTTCTCTGCTTCTTGGACAGCGACGGAAGGTCAGCATAGCATTTCAACGTTGGCGTACGATGATGCTGGTGCGGTAAGTACAGCAAGCAGTGTAGCGCTCACTGTTGAATCCGCAGTTCCTGGTAACGAAGCTCCAACAGTTGATGTCGCACTATCAGCAACATCAGTCGAGCTAGGTGGAAGTGTTACTCTGACTGCCAATGCTGCAGATACAGACGGCACGGTGGCTAAAGTTGACTTTTATGTAGCAGGTGCCTTGGCTGGCACAGTAACTAGCGCGCCATACACTTTAGATGTGACTCCTTCACAGGCGGGCTCTTTGGCCGTTTATGCGAAAGCAACGGATGATGCTGGTGCGACGACAGACTCGTCATTGGTAACTCTTACTGTAAATGGCGGCGATGTTGCGGCTAACTGTCGCCCTGACGGTCTATACCAAACTTCCGGTGTAGAAGTACCTTACTGTACGATTTACGATGAAGAAGGTCGTGAGAAGATGGGTGCTGATCACCCACGCCGTGTGATTGGTTACTTCACAAGCTGGCGTAGTGGTGACGATCCGCAAGCTACTTACCTTGTAAAAGATATCCCTTGGGAACAGTTAACTCACATCAACTACGCATTCGTTAGCATCGGTTCAGATGGTAAGGTTAACGTTGGCGATGTAAATGATCCAAACAACCCTGCAACAGGTAAGACTTGGCCTGGAGTAGAAGTCGATCCTGCATTAGGCTTCCAGGGCCATTTTGGTGCGCTGGCAACTTACAAGCAGAAACACGATGTTAAAACGCTGATCTCTATCGGTGGTTGGGCTGAAACTGGCGGTCACTTTGATGCCAACGGCGACCGTGTCGCAGATGGTGGTTTCTACACCATGACAACTAATGCTGATGGTTCAATCAACCATGCTGGCATTGAGAAGTTTGCAGCTTCTGCTGTAGAAATGATGCGTACATATAAGTTCGATGGTCTTGATATTGACTACGAATACCCGACTTCGATGGCTGGCGCGGGTAACCCGTACGATGCAGATTTCATGGAGCCACGTCGTCAATACCTATGGGCATCATACCAGGAGTTGATGAAAGTACTGCGTGAAAAACTTGATGCAGCTTCAGCTCAGGATGGTAATCACTACATGCTGACTATCGCAGCGCCTTCGTCAGGCTACTTGCTGCGCGGTATGGAAACATTCGACGTTACTAAGTACCTGGACTACGTAAACATCATGTCTTACGACTTGCACGGTGCGTGGAACGATCATGTTGGTCACAACGCTGCGTTGTTTGATACTGGTAAAGACTCTGAGCTTGCTCAGTGGAACGTATATGGTACAGCGGCTTACGGCGGCATTGGTTACCTGAACACGGATTGGGCTTACCACTACTTCCGCGGCTCTATGCCGGCAGGCCGTATAAACATCGGTGTTCCATACTACACCCGTGGCTGGCAAGGCGTAACAGGCGGCGACAATGGTTTATGGGGCCGAGCAGCGTTACCTAACCAGGCTGAATGTGCGGCAGGTACAGGTGAAGGTGAGAGCAACAACTGTGGTCATGGTGCTATGGGTATCGACAACATGTGGCACGATCTAGACCCTGCTGGTAACGAGATGGGCGCGGGTTCTAACCCTATGTGGCATGCGAAGAACCTGGAAAATGGTATCTGGGGTTCTTATGCTGATGCGTACGGCCTAGATCCTGTCAATGATTCTTCTGATCAACTAGTTGGTACATATACGCGTCATTATGATGATGTTGCGGTAGCACCTTGGTTGTGGAACGCAGAGAAGAGCGTGTTCCTGTCTACAGAAGATAAAGCGTCAATTGAAGTTAAAGCTGACTACGTTATCGACAAAGAAATCGGTGGCATCATGTTCTGGGAACTGGCAGGTGACTACAATTGTTACGTCCTAGATGCAAATGGCAACCGTACAACAGTCGATACTACTGAACAAGCTTGTGCCGCGGGTAACGGTGAATATCACATGGGTAATACCATGACTAAAGCTATCTACGACAAGTTTAAGTCTGCAACGCCTTACGGTAATACGGTTGCAACTGGTGCAATACCGACA contains these protein-coding regions:
- a CDS encoding sigma-54 dependent transcriptional regulator — protein: MSNNPYSVLLVDDDQDVLDSYSYLMNISSIKSKAINDPTQALHYLSAEWAGVVILDMYMPQMHGLELLKLIKKVDERIPVIVITGHGDIPMAVDAVKKGACEFLEKPINPPELLTLVKQQLETRRGQVELQFQAEKSISRSLVGKSAHMEQIRKLVAQYALLDTHVVVYGESGTGRHSVAGLIKDMMAKSKDTAFNSLPLSHTTTKECIDEATNVEENCVLVLENLPELPEDAQRHLAQLLLARERNGKKNLRVVTIFDSEPEEYIRKNQLLPELYYLLNQGVVNVPPLRQRPDDIVTIFHHFLKLSCKKLGKTLPSVDTSYLALLRNYQWPGNIRELRNIAELYAIGIIKLTGKERIYSKNDTQLPLDELVDDFEKQLIEDALFLHSGRVTDAANHLQIPRKKLYLRMKKHGIEKVNYKSR
- a CDS encoding glycosyl hydrolase family 18 protein → MHLKNGKAVKSVFTLSTLTASCLMAFNSYAAVDCGPLEAWESSAVYTGGDQVQYEGNAYKARYWTQNNNPAQSGQWGEWENLGACESTTDPVEPTDPVDPPQNEAPTVTLTSPVASDTVVAGDIVTLSADATDADGTISKVEFLVDGVVVGQATSAPFSASWTATEGQHSISTLAYDDAGAVSTASSVALTVESAVPGNEAPTVDVALSATSVELGGSVTLTANAADTDGTVAKVDFYVAGALAGTVTSAPYTLDVTPSQAGSLAVYAKATDDAGATTDSSLVTLTVNGGDVAANCRPDGLYQTSGVEVPYCTIYDEEGREKMGADHPRRVIGYFTSWRSGDDPQATYLVKDIPWEQLTHINYAFVSIGSDGKVNVGDVNDPNNPATGKTWPGVEVDPALGFQGHFGALATYKQKHDVKTLISIGGWAETGGHFDANGDRVADGGFYTMTTNADGSINHAGIEKFAASAVEMMRTYKFDGLDIDYEYPTSMAGAGNPYDADFMEPRRQYLWASYQELMKVLREKLDAASAQDGNHYMLTIAAPSSGYLLRGMETFDVTKYLDYVNIMSYDLHGAWNDHVGHNAALFDTGKDSELAQWNVYGTAAYGGIGYLNTDWAYHYFRGSMPAGRINIGVPYYTRGWQGVTGGDNGLWGRAALPNQAECAAGTGEGESNNCGHGAMGIDNMWHDLDPAGNEMGAGSNPMWHAKNLENGIWGSYADAYGLDPVNDSSDQLVGTYTRHYDDVAVAPWLWNAEKSVFLSTEDKASIEVKADYVIDKEIGGIMFWELAGDYNCYVLDANGNRTTVDTTEQACAAGNGEYHMGNTMTKAIYDKFKSATPYGNTVATGAIPTEAVDISVSVGGFKVGDQNYPINPKITFTNNTGQAIPGGTEFQFDIPVSAPDNAKDQSGGGLSVISSGHTRADNIGGLDGVMHRVSFSLPAWKELPAGGTYELDMVYYLPISGPANYTVISGGKEFAFKFEQPDLPIGELTSGTGSDGGTTEPGSCDATGLVKYPDFPQTDWAGNPSHANQGDKVIYNGVVYQANWWTSSVPGSDGSWSTVCNI